From one Triticum aestivum cultivar Chinese Spring chromosome 4B, IWGSC CS RefSeq v2.1, whole genome shotgun sequence genomic stretch:
- the LOC123089387 gene encoding uncharacterized protein, whose amino-acid sequence MRVCLCSLHTPLECNVPATKELCDAGAAASWRARFHSTRLFLSPSSSSFSSLSYLASQVARPVTHTALENQGVKATTPRGGGADTAKSKKRKKAGAGGFIFGCGGSRSVAVVAGNLSTMALAKSSSSSSAAPTAKPAPAAKPTAPVCHDAEGAPSVDALLRQLQELERGVRALGVRVLEEDGVAQACRCSARSPRYRRDAWGGRRGRLEEESVAVVTETEDPLGEFRRSMAEMVVENGITGGAELRELLQRFLSLNAARHHHLILRAFADVWEELFAGPGRDPMQKQKQKRPVVSPAGHSARASS is encoded by the coding sequence ATGCGTGTCTGTCTCTGCAGCCTGCACACGCCATTAGAGTGCAACGTGCCCGCAACAAAAGAATTGTGTGACGCTGGTGCTGCAGCTTCCTGGCGCGCTCGGTTTCACTCCACCCGGCTCTTCTTAAGCCCGAGCTCTAGTTCCTTTTCTTCCCTTAGCTACCTCGCTAGCCAAGTAGCCAGGCCAGTCACACACACTGCGCTCGAGAATCAAGGCGTGAAAGCGACGACAcctcgcggcggcggcgcggacactGCCaagtcgaagaagaggaagaaggccgGCGCGGGCGGGTTCATCTTTGGCTGCGGCGGCTCCAGGTCGGTGGCCGTCGTCGCAGGCAATCTCTCCACGATGGCACTGGccaagtcgtcgtcgtcgtcgagcgCCGCGCCAACGGCGAAGCCAGCGCCCGCAGCGAAGCCGACGGCGCCTGTCTGCCACGACGCCGAGGGCGCGCCGAGCGTGGACGCGCTCCTGCGCCAGCTCCAAGAGCTGGAGCGCGGCGTGCGCGCGCTGGGCGTCCGGGTCCTGGAGGAGGACGGCGTCGCGCAGGCGTGCCGGTGCAGCGCGAGGTCGCCGCGGTACCGGCGGGACGCGTGGGGAGGTCGGCgcgggcggctggaggaggagagCGTGGCGGTGGTGACGGAGACGGAGGACCCGCTGGGCGAGTTCCGGCGGTCCATGGCGGAGATGGTGGTGGAGAACGGGATCACGGGCGGCGCGGAGCTGCGGGAGCTGCTGCAGCGGTTCCTGTCGCTCAACGCGGCGCGCCACCACCACCTCATCCTCCGCGCCTTCGCCGACGTCTGGGAGGAGCTCTTCGCCGGCCCCGGCCGCGACCCCatgcagaagcagaagcagaagcgcCCTGTTGTCTCCCCTGCAGGCCACAGCGCCCGGGCGAGCAGCTAG